One Exiguobacterium sp. BMC-KP genomic window, ATATAGACGAATACCATCTGCAACATATGTGCAGAGAAGGTGATATGCGCTAGCAGGTCTAACGGACTTCCAAAACCGATGTAAAAAACGATCAATGCCGCGAGCATCGAAAACTTTTGCCCAAGCGTTGTTTCCGGCTCATCCGGACGACGCAACTTTTCTGTCACGACAGCATATAGGACATACAATCCAACGAGTATCAACGCATAATACGGACTCCATAAGACAGTCCATTCGAATTGCGAAAGTGCTCCCCTTAAATTGCCTAACATATTTCTTCACCCCGTTCCTTTCTCTTACAAACTAAGATTACCGTTCCCCTATTTCATTGTAAAGGTTTCTCATAAAACGATTCCAAAATAAAAGACCATCCTGCTAAACGTTAGCAGAATGGTCACAATTCTTACCAGATCAAAAGACGAAGTGTTGCAACGATCGTCAAAGCGACGAAGATGCCAAGACCCATCATGACTTTGATCCATGTGTTGCCTTTGTTGTTCATATGCATGAACATGTAAAGCTGAAGATAAACTTGAACGATTGCCATGATGATCAAGAACCCACCAGCTGCCCAGTGTGGCATGAGATCAGCCATAACAGCACCAAAGGCGATGAGTGTCAAGAAAATCATGAGTGCGAAACTGATGAGTTGCAGTTGTGTCTCACGACCACGCTCTGCTTTCATCTCAAGCTCGATTTGATTGCGCGTAAGTTGCGGTTCGTGTTTTTCCATCTTATTTCACCATCCCCATGAGGTAGACGACTGAGAAGATAAAGACCCAGACGACGTCAATGAAGTGCCAGTAAAGACTTGAAACATAGTACTTCGGCGCATTCACGACTGTAATGCCACGGTTCCAGTTCCGGATGAGCAATGTCGAAATCCAGAGAAGACCGAACAAGACGTGTCCACCGTGGAATCCAACGAGTGTATAGAAGGCAGAACCAAAAGCACTCGAAGTGAATGTGTGACCGATGTGGTAGTAGTGATTGAACTCGTAAATCTCACCCGCCAAGAATGCTAATCCAAGAACGAGCGTGATGATCAACCACATTTTCATTTTCTTAACATCATTACGTTTCATTGCCATCATCGCAAGAACACTTGTGAGTGAACTTGTAAGAAGAAGCATCGTCATGATGAAGACGAGACCCATCTCAAAGATGTCATAACTGCGTAATCCTTCTTTTGCACCAGAGTTATGAAGTCCGATGTATGTCCCGAAGAGAGAGGCGAACAATGTCGTCTCTCCTCCAAGGAAGAACCAGAAGGCTACATATTTATTCTTACCCTCAAGTGTTGCTTTTTCAACATGATCCGGAATACCCGTGATCGGGTTGTTCGGTAATGAATGATGACCCATCTTACTTCGCCTCCTTTTCTGCTTCAAGGCGTAGATCTTCTTCGACGACTGATTTCGGGATGTAATATCCTTCATCGTCGATCCAAGAACGGAAGAACATCGCGATGAATGTCATCGCAAGACCGATCAAGGCAATGACAAGACCGACAGTTCCGTAATCTAGGCGAAGAATGAATCCAAGACCTGCAAGGAACAGACCGACTGACATGACGAATGGCAAGATCGAGTTGTTCGGCATATGGATATCGCCGACTTCTTCAGAAACAGAAACTGTTTTGTTCCCCGCCATTTTTTCGAGCCAATACGTATCTAAACCTTTGACGAGTGGAATTTGTGCGAAGTTGTACTCAGGAGTTGGAACCGGAAGTGTCCACTCAAGCGTACGTCCATCACCCCAAACGTCGCGTTTTACATATTCTTTTGACATCAATGCAGCAACGATCGAGATGACGAGAATGATCGTCGATACACCCATGAAGGCTGCACCGATAGAAGAAAGTAAGTTCATTGTTTCCCAACCTTGGTTTGGCAAGTACGTGAAGACACGACGTGGCATACCTGTAAGACCGAGAATGTGTTGTGGGAAGAACGTCAAATGGAAGCCAATGAAGAACAACCAGAATTGAATTTTACCCCAGAACTCGTTAAGCTGTT contains:
- a CDS encoding cytochrome C oxidase subunit IV family protein is translated as MEKHEPQLTRNQIELEMKAERGRETQLQLISFALMIFLTLIAFGAVMADLMPHWAAGGFLIIMAIVQVYLQLYMFMHMNNKGNTWIKVMMGLGIFVALTIVATLRLLIW
- a CDS encoding cytochrome (ubi)quinol oxidase subunit III, giving the protein MGHHSLPNNPITGIPDHVEKATLEGKNKYVAFWFFLGGETTLFASLFGTYIGLHNSGAKEGLRSYDIFEMGLVFIMTMLLLTSSLTSVLAMMAMKRNDVKKMKMWLIITLVLGLAFLAGEIYEFNHYYHIGHTFTSSAFGSAFYTLVGFHGGHVLFGLLWISTLLIRNWNRGITVVNAPKYYVSSLYWHFIDVVWVFIFSVVYLMGMVK